The Rhizobium viscosum genomic sequence ATGACTGGCGCGCTCATGGCAGGAGGATCGCCCAATGGATCGCGAGCCAGAGAAGCGCCACGATGGCAACCACGAAGCAGACGCGCATAGGCGCCGATTGCCCGAGGAGACTGACGGCGAAACGTTCCTGGTCGGGCGGCATTCTCAATCCTTATACGTAATAACATTACGGTTATGTTATAACGATTACGGCAAAAATGAGGCAAGGATGTTCTTTGCGCAAGCGGATGCCCGGCGCGACATCCTCAGCGCCGCAAGAGATGCCGTATCGTCGCGACATTGACGCTTACTTCAGCGATCAAATAAAAAAGGGCGCCAAAAGGCGCCCTTGCGTAACAACAGGAGCTTTTCCTGCTCAGAGCTGTTCGAGCATCGCCGCAGCACCGGAAACCGTTGCCTGGCCGGGCGATTCCTCGACATTAAGCGACTTCACGACACCGTCCTCGATCAGCATGGAATAACGCTTGGAGCGCACGCCGAGGCCACCGGCGGAGAGATCGGCATCGAGGCCGACTGCCTTGGTGAAGCCGGCATCCCAGTCGGCGAGGAAATGGATCTTGCCGAGGCCGCCCGAAGACTGCGCCCAGGCGCCCATGACATGCCAGTCGTTAACGGCGAGAACGGCGATGTCGTCAACGCCCCTGGCGAGGATGGCGTCGCGGTTTTCCAGATAGCCCGGCAGGTGGTTCAATGAACAGGTGGGCGTAAAAGCGCCGGGTACGGCGAACAGCACGACGCGCTTGCCAGCAAAAAGCTGCTCGGTGGTGGTTTCCACCGGGCCGTCGGCGGTCTTTTCCTTGAAGGTGGCGGCAGGAAGCTTGTCGCCGATCGCGATCGTCATGGATTTTCTCCTCGGTTCTGGCTGGTTGCGGGCAAGACCGCATGGGGATTGAGAGGGACTATAAGATGCGGTCAATCAAAGACAAGCGTGGTTTCCATGGCGCGGGCGCCGTCAACGATGAGCACTCCCCACTGCTTGCCCTTGATATCGTAATTCTTCGGTAGCTTCCCGATGGCGATATCGGCGGAATAGGCCCTGCCGTTGCGCCCCACATTCATCTGCTTGGTGAAGGCATAGCCGCTCGGCCCGGTGACGATGATTTCGGGCGTTCCATTCCCTGCTTCCGGCAGAGTAACTTTAAGCGAGAGTTGCTTCAGGTCGGATGACATCGCGTGTGCCACGACCTCGAAATCGGCAGACGGCGCTTCGGGAAGGCGGGCAGCAGCGCTCTGAAGAATCATCTCCTCCTGCGGGCGCGACTGGGCGGCAGCGCCAAATTTCAGTGAAAGCTGCGCCTGGAAAGGAATGCAGATATCCTTGCAGATGCCGATGAAAGCGGTGGCGTCGAGAACGACCGGCCCCGCTTTCGAAGCCGTCAGCGATAATGGCAGGGTCACCGGCGTCTCATAGCCGATGTCCTCGACCTTGCCGCTGGAGATATGTTTCGGAACGGGATAGGAAATGGCGTCAAGCGTGACGCCGCTTTGCGGTGCGATGGTGATCTGCGGCGGGATGCCGTTATTGCCCGGTTCACGCCAATAGGTGATCCAGCCAGGTTTCGGCTCGATCTGCAGGCCTGCCCTTATATGGCCGGCAGCGTCCGGCGGCAGTGCCACGAGACGCATCCGGCCGCCCTCGTTCTGCACCCAGTCACTCATTTCGGCAGGCGCCGGACGCAACAATCCGAGCATGGACGCAGCCGAAATGACCGCAATTAATGGCGCGCGCACAAGCAATGAAATAACTCTCATGGAACAAGGGTTTACCGAAACTTGCCAATTGCCGCCAGAAGTCCCGCCCATTTAAATCTTCATTTTCAGTTGATTGATTTGTGACATTGCCCCATGTTTCTATTGTCGGAGCCTTTGTGCGGTCTGGCGGCAGGAGGAACCATGTCCCTAGCAACGCTGAAGAACAGACGGGAACGCGGATTTTTCGACGGTCAGTTTCTGATCGCCATGCCGGGCATGGAGGATCGCAACTTCGCGCGCACAGTAATTTACATCTGCGCCCACTCGGATGCAGGGGCCATGGGCTTCGTCATCAATCGCCCGCAGAGTCTCACCTTCACCGATGTCCTGCTGCATCTCGATATGATCAAGCAGGAAGATTCCATCGTGCTGCCGAAAGATGCA encodes the following:
- a CDS encoding peroxiredoxin, giving the protein MTIAIGDKLPAATFKEKTADGPVETTTEQLFAGKRVVLFAVPGAFTPTCSLNHLPGYLENRDAILARGVDDIAVLAVNDWHVMGAWAQSSGGLGKIHFLADWDAGFTKAVGLDADLSAGGLGVRSKRYSMLIEDGVVKSLNVEESPGQATVSGAAAMLEQL
- a CDS encoding protein-disulfide reductase DsbD domain-containing protein; this encodes MRVISLLVRAPLIAVISAASMLGLLRPAPAEMSDWVQNEGGRMRLVALPPDAAGHIRAGLQIEPKPGWITYWREPGNNGIPPQITIAPQSGVTLDAISYPVPKHISSGKVEDIGYETPVTLPLSLTASKAGPVVLDATAFIGICKDICIPFQAQLSLKFGAAAQSRPQEEMILQSAAARLPEAPSADFEVVAHAMSSDLKQLSLKVTLPEAGNGTPEIIVTGPSGYAFTKQMNVGRNGRAYSADIAIGKLPKNYDIKGKQWGVLIVDGARAMETTLVFD